The proteins below come from a single Psychrobacter sp. PL19 genomic window:
- a CDS encoding bifunctional allantoicase/(S)-ureidoglycine aminohydrolase, with product MSTKSTYYAPTGGLPPQTQLLSDRAIFTEGYAIIPKRVLTDIVISYLPFWEGMRMWVLARPLSGFSETFSQYIVEVEPNGGSEKPELDANAEGVIFIVEGEMDMTIEGESHHLESGGYAFLPPGCKWTLKNNSEKHVKFHWIRKAYQFVDGIDAPEAFVTSDHDVEAIEMPNTGGVWTTTRFTEQSDMRHDMHVNIVTFQPGGVIPFDETHVMEHGLYVLEGKAVYHLNGEWVEVEAGDFMWLRAFCPQSCYAGGPGPFRYLLYKDVNRHMPFIRPVR from the coding sequence ATGTCTACAAAAAGTACTTATTACGCACCAACTGGCGGCTTGCCTCCGCAAACACAGTTACTCTCCGATCGCGCTATCTTCACCGAAGGTTATGCGATTATTCCCAAACGTGTACTAACCGACATTGTTATTAGCTATTTACCTTTTTGGGAAGGAATGCGGATGTGGGTGCTTGCACGTCCACTTTCAGGTTTCTCTGAAACCTTCTCACAGTATATCGTTGAAGTTGAGCCTAATGGTGGCTCAGAAAAGCCTGAGTTAGATGCAAATGCCGAAGGTGTTATATTCATCGTTGAAGGTGAAATGGACATGACTATTGAAGGTGAGTCGCATCATCTTGAATCGGGTGGTTATGCATTTTTACCACCTGGCTGCAAATGGACACTGAAAAACAATAGCGAAAAGCATGTTAAATTTCATTGGATCCGCAAAGCTTATCAATTTGTAGACGGTATTGATGCGCCCGAAGCCTTTGTTACAAGCGATCACGATGTTGAAGCTATTGAGATGCCGAACACAGGGGGCGTATGGACAACCACTCGATTTACAGAGCAGTCTGATATGCGTCACGACATGCATGTGAATATCGTCACTTTCCAGCCAGGTGGCGTGATTCCATTTGATGAAACTCATGTTATGGAACATGGTTTGTATGTACTAGAAGGCAAAGCCGTCTATCACTTAAACGGTGAATGGGTAGAAGTTGAAGCGGGCGACTTTATGTGGCTGCGTGCATTCTGCCCGCAATCTTGTTACGCTGGCGGACCTGGTCCGTTTAGATACTTACTATATAAAGACGTGAATAGACATATGCCGTTTATTCGCCCAGTACGATAA
- a CDS encoding amino acid ABC transporter permease — protein sequence MAWLAELLALLPFMSPDRAHIVITSFWPMLKGGIYYSIPLALISFAIGMCIALSVALIRIVPRASWWHEIIYRIARIYVSAIRGTPMLVQLFIIFYGLPSIGLKLDPFPSAIIAFSLNIGAYASETVRASILSIPKGQWEAGSTVGLTYLQTFRHVILPQALRVSVPPLSNTFISLVKDTSLASLVLVTELFKQAQIITARNYEFMLVYTEAAVIYWGICLFLTFIQGRLETRLDRYVAK from the coding sequence ATGGCATGGTTAGCTGAACTATTGGCATTATTGCCATTTATGAGCCCTGATCGGGCGCATATTGTCATCACTTCGTTTTGGCCGATGCTCAAAGGTGGTATTTATTACTCGATACCGTTGGCATTGATTTCATTTGCGATAGGTATGTGTATTGCCTTGAGCGTGGCGCTGATTCGTATCGTGCCACGCGCTAGCTGGTGGCATGAGATTATTTATCGCATTGCGCGCATTTACGTCTCTGCTATTCGCGGCACACCGATGTTAGTGCAGCTGTTTATTATCTTTTATGGTCTGCCTAGCATAGGACTTAAGCTCGATCCATTTCCATCAGCAATTATTGCCTTTTCGCTCAATATTGGTGCTTATGCGTCAGAGACCGTGCGCGCGTCCATTTTGTCCATTCCAAAAGGACAGTGGGAGGCTGGTTCGACAGTTGGGCTGACTTATCTACAAACTTTTAGACATGTGATTTTGCCACAAGCGCTTAGAGTGTCGGTACCGCCGTTATCCAATACTTTCATTAGTCTGGTAAAAGACACGTCTTTAGCGTCCTTAGTGCTAGTCACCGAGCTGTTTAAGCAGGCGCAAATTATCACCGCGCGTAATTATGAGTTTATGTTGGTTTATACTGAAGCGGCGGTTATATATTGGGGTATTTGTTTGTTCCTAACCTTTATCCAAGGTAGGCTCGAGACCAGACTTGATCGCTATGTCGCCAAATAA
- a CDS encoding ureidoglycolate lyase — protein MTTTIIAKPLTKAAFAPYGSVIEPYDDQEKCPENSWDINRGYACRHNAISKVGLDGGEVGFSIFRTKRRDCPITLSVMEYHPFGTQAFFSMNSTDYLVVVAKAGDAPKSADDLEVFYAHSHQGVQYDANVWHHPLLALNADCDFLVVDRINGEGNNCHEFEIDDWEVCIDVSAEQAKAQA, from the coding sequence ATGACCACCACAATCATTGCCAAGCCTCTAACTAAAGCTGCGTTTGCTCCTTATGGCTCAGTGATTGAGCCTTATGATGATCAAGAAAAATGTCCTGAAAACAGTTGGGATATCAATCGCGGCTACGCCTGTCGTCATAATGCCATCTCAAAAGTTGGTCTAGACGGTGGCGAAGTTGGTTTTAGTATTTTTCGTACTAAAAGACGTGATTGCCCAATTACGCTATCGGTTATGGAATATCATCCGTTTGGCACGCAAGCCTTCTTTTCTATGAATTCCACAGACTATCTAGTCGTTGTGGCCAAAGCTGGCGATGCGCCTAAATCAGCTGACGATTTAGAAGTGTTTTATGCTCATTCGCATCAAGGCGTGCAGTATGACGCTAACGTTTGGCATCATCCGCTACTCGCACTAAACGCTGATTGTGACTTTTTAGTGGTCGATCGCATCAATGGTGAAGGCAATAATTGCCATGAATTCGAGATTGATGATTGGGAAGTTTGCATCGATGTATCTGCTGAGCAGGCTAAAGCTCAGGCTTAG
- a CDS encoding amino acid ABC transporter ATP-binding protein — MIQVNNIHKAFGSNQVLKGIDLTIHKGKVVVILGPSGSGKTTFLRCLNALEIPDQGVIAFDDGSLTVDFVTKPKKKTLLALQRKSGMVFQSYNLFPHKTALENLTLGPVVVQGRSKAEGRKQALALLEKVGLLDKADLYPFQLSGGQQQRIGIARALAIEPSLLLFDEPTSALDPELVQYVLATMKQLASEGWTMVVVTHEINFARDVADHVVLIEDGHIVEEGSAEQMFELSTHPRTQAFLQRIEQ, encoded by the coding sequence ATGATTCAAGTCAATAATATTCACAAAGCCTTTGGCAGCAACCAAGTGCTTAAAGGCATTGATTTGACCATTCACAAAGGTAAGGTGGTGGTGATACTTGGGCCATCGGGTTCAGGCAAAACGACATTTCTACGTTGTCTAAATGCGCTCGAAATTCCTGATCAAGGGGTCATTGCCTTTGATGATGGCAGCTTAACAGTAGACTTCGTCACTAAGCCTAAGAAGAAAACCTTATTAGCGTTACAACGTAAGTCAGGTATGGTATTTCAGTCTTATAATTTATTTCCGCATAAGACCGCTCTTGAGAATTTAACTTTAGGGCCGGTAGTGGTACAAGGTAGAAGTAAAGCAGAAGGTCGCAAACAAGCATTGGCACTACTCGAAAAAGTGGGCCTGTTGGACAAAGCTGATTTATATCCTTTTCAGTTATCTGGCGGTCAGCAGCAGCGAATTGGCATTGCCCGTGCGCTCGCTATTGAACCTTCTTTACTATTGTTTGATGAACCCACTTCCGCTCTTGATCCCGAGTTGGTGCAATATGTCTTAGCGACTATGAAGCAGCTGGCATCTGAAGGCTGGACGATGGTGGTGGTTACTCATGAGATTAACTTTGCTCGTGATGTGGCTGACCATGTGGTACTGATTGAGGATGGGCACATAGTTGAGGAAGGCAGCGCTGAGCAGATGTTTGAGTTATCAACCCATCCGCGTACACAGGCGTTCTTACAGCGTATTGAGCAGTAA